The following coding sequences are from one Cyanobium sp. AMD-g window:
- a CDS encoding phycobilisome rod-core linker polypeptide, which translates to MALVQAPSLGIERFADDRNKENWSKASPQDRDGIIRLVYQQVLGQQYVMQNERLVGAESLFRNGYLSVQEFVRTLAQSGLYRARFFESCNPYRFIELNHKHLLGRAPHNKAEMLHHFTILQEHGYDAEIDSYIDSPEYQERFGSDVVPYLHGWDYSAGHQGQQFSWLMQLAGGAAASVKGDSAGTRFKLGRALHQDRAVTVSVNRPRFSGESFFQANLGQGGASVDGPVSRNGQPTDPSRGHREEALVVSAGVRGTSASSGRVATITATGLVNNAVVRSGAYVMRVPYSRMNEALQRVQRLGGRVVRVSVN; encoded by the coding sequence ATGGCCCTGGTCCAAGCCCCTTCCCTTGGCATCGAGCGTTTCGCAGATGATCGCAACAAGGAGAACTGGTCGAAGGCATCGCCGCAGGATCGTGATGGCATCATCCGGCTGGTGTATCAGCAGGTGCTGGGTCAGCAGTATGTGATGCAGAACGAGCGCCTTGTCGGTGCGGAGTCCCTGTTCCGAAACGGTTACCTCAGCGTGCAGGAATTCGTGCGCACGCTTGCCCAAAGTGGGCTCTATCGCGCCCGTTTCTTTGAATCCTGCAATCCTTACCGATTCATCGAGCTCAACCACAAGCATCTGCTCGGCCGGGCTCCCCACAACAAGGCCGAGATGCTGCACCATTTCACGATCCTGCAGGAGCACGGCTACGACGCCGAGATCGATTCCTACATCGACAGCCCCGAGTATCAGGAGCGCTTCGGCTCCGATGTGGTGCCCTATCTCCACGGCTGGGACTATTCCGCCGGTCACCAGGGTCAGCAGTTCTCCTGGCTGATGCAGCTGGCCGGTGGCGCCGCCGCTTCGGTGAAGGGTGACAGCGCCGGCACCCGCTTCAAGCTCGGCCGGGCCCTGCACCAGGATCGGGCCGTGACGGTGTCGGTCAACCGGCCCCGCTTCAGTGGCGAATCCTTCTTCCAGGCCAACCTGGGCCAGGGGGGCGCCAGTGTGGATGGTCCGGTGTCCCGCAACGGCCAGCCCACCGATCCCTCCCGCGGTCACCGCGAGGAGGCACTGGTGGTGTCGGCCGGTGTGCGTGGCACCAGCGCCTCCAGTGGCCGGGTGGCCACCATCACCGCCACCGGGCTGGTGAACAACGCGGTGGTGCGCAGCGGTGCCTACGTGATGCGGGTGCCCTACAGCCGCATGAACGAGGCCCTGCAGCGGGTGCAGCGTCTCGGTGGCCGGGTGGTGCGCGTCAGCGTCAACTGA
- the crtD gene encoding C-3',4' desaturase CrtD: protein MTPSDNSRADVVVVGAGIAGLTAAALLAKQGLRVELLEAHHQSGGCAGTFRRGPYVFDVGATQVAGLEEGAAGHPAGIHARLFLHLGVAPPAAVPLDPGCVVDLADGLEPVSIWRDPERWRQERLRQFPGSGRFWALCDAVHRANWAFASQDPVLPPRSWWDLAQLLGALGPGTLASGLLTTATVADLLRISGCTADGRLRHFLDLQLKLYSQEPADRTAALYGATVLAMAQEPLGLWHLEGSMQSLCDALESALAKHGGQLRLRHRVERLQAPELPGDDWRITGRRTWAPPGDTRPQGEEFCLTASEVVVTLPPQTLPALLGDALPAGYRRRLENLHEPSGALVFYGAIERNKLPPGCPSHLQLAATEMGSLFVSVSQEGDGRAPAGRATVIASVFTPARPWFGGEEADYQARKQLAMAAIQGGLEELLGVGPADWRHGELATPRGFAGWTGRPMGYVGGLGQHPSRFGPFGLASRSPLAGLWLCGDAIHPGEGTAGVSLSALMACRQLLARRGVDLRP from the coding sequence TTGACCCCCAGCGACAATTCCAGGGCGGATGTGGTGGTGGTGGGCGCCGGCATCGCCGGCCTCACAGCGGCGGCGCTGCTGGCGAAGCAGGGACTCCGGGTGGAGTTGCTGGAGGCCCATCACCAGAGCGGCGGCTGTGCCGGCACCTTCCGGCGTGGTCCCTACGTCTTCGACGTGGGCGCCACCCAGGTGGCCGGGCTGGAGGAAGGAGCTGCTGGCCACCCCGCCGGCATCCACGCGCGGCTTTTCCTCCATCTGGGCGTGGCGCCGCCGGCGGCGGTGCCGCTGGATCCAGGCTGCGTGGTGGATCTGGCCGATGGCCTTGAACCGGTGTCGATCTGGCGCGACCCGGAGCGCTGGCGCCAGGAGCGGCTGCGGCAGTTCCCCGGCAGTGGCCGCTTCTGGGCCCTCTGCGATGCCGTGCACCGGGCCAACTGGGCTTTCGCCTCGCAGGATCCGGTGCTGCCGCCCCGCTCCTGGTGGGATCTGGCCCAGCTGCTGGGGGCGCTGGGGCCGGGAACGCTCGCCAGCGGCCTGCTCACCACCGCCACGGTGGCCGACCTGCTGCGGATCAGTGGCTGCACCGCCGACGGGCGGCTGCGGCACTTCCTGGACCTGCAACTGAAGCTCTATTCCCAGGAGCCAGCCGATCGCACGGCCGCGCTCTACGGGGCCACGGTGCTGGCGATGGCGCAGGAGCCGCTGGGCCTGTGGCACCTGGAGGGTTCGATGCAGAGCCTCTGCGATGCCCTGGAGAGCGCCCTCGCGAAGCACGGCGGTCAGCTGCGCCTGCGGCACCGGGTGGAGCGGCTGCAGGCACCGGAACTTCCTGGGGACGACTGGCGGATCACGGGCCGGCGCACCTGGGCTCCGCCCGGGGACACCCGCCCGCAGGGGGAGGAATTCTGCCTGACGGCCTCCGAGGTGGTCGTCACGCTGCCCCCCCAGACCCTGCCGGCCCTGCTGGGGGACGCCCTGCCTGCCGGCTACCGCCGCCGGCTTGAGAACCTGCATGAACCCAGCGGGGCCCTGGTGTTCTACGGAGCCATCGAGCGCAACAAGCTGCCGCCGGGGTGCCCCAGCCATCTGCAGCTGGCGGCCACCGAAATGGGTTCCCTGTTCGTCTCGGTCAGCCAGGAGGGGGATGGCCGGGCCCCCGCCGGGCGGGCCACGGTGATTGCCAGCGTGTTCACCCCGGCCCGCCCCTGGTTCGGCGGTGAGGAGGCCGACTATCAGGCCCGCAAGCAACTGGCGATGGCCGCGATTCAGGGGGGCCTGGAAGAGTTGCTGGGGGTGGGGCCTGCCGATTGGCGGCATGGGGAGCTGGCCACCCCCCGGGGGTTTGCCGGCTGGACCGGCCGGCCCATGGGCTATGTGGGTGGCCTGGGCCAGCACCCCAGCCGGTTCGGGCCCTTCGGCCTGGCCAGCCGCTCCCCCCTGGCGGGCCTGTGGCTCTGCGGCGATGCCATTCACCCCGGCGAGGGCACCGCCGGGGTGAGCCTTTCGGCCCTGATGGCCTGCCGCCAGTTGCTGGCCCGGAGGGGGGTGGACCTGCGGCCCTGA
- a CDS encoding fructosamine kinase family protein, with product MPPPDPFATWLAERLGAELVARAPVGGGCIHSAWRLELADGSLLFAKTNAASALPLLEAEAEGLQSLSLAAEEHGLLVPVPLACGLSGPVAILVLSWLNLEGGRFAAPALHWRRLGAALAGLHRHSLTLPCAAGDRGGASFGWPRDNVIGSFPQRNGWDDDWGRFFVERRLAPQLEHLASSGTPLRQAESLLERAGQWLADHRPDACLVHGDLWSGNAAITASGQGVIFDPAVYRGDREVDLAMARLFGGFPEAFYEGYTEAWPLPSGHEFRRDLYNLYHVLNHANLFGGSYLGQGQGQINRLLSRGAAQERG from the coding sequence ATGCCTCCGCCTGATCCCTTCGCCACCTGGCTGGCTGAGCGCCTCGGGGCGGAGCTGGTGGCTCGCGCCCCCGTCGGCGGTGGCTGCATCCACAGCGCCTGGCGGCTGGAACTGGCCGACGGCAGCCTGCTGTTCGCCAAGACCAACGCGGCTTCCGCCTTGCCGCTCCTGGAGGCTGAGGCCGAGGGGCTTCAATCCCTGTCGCTGGCGGCGGAGGAGCATGGTCTGCTGGTGCCCGTGCCGCTCGCTTGCGGACTGTCGGGCCCTGTGGCCATCCTTGTGCTCTCTTGGCTCAACCTGGAGGGCGGCCGTTTCGCAGCACCGGCGCTGCACTGGCGCCGCCTGGGTGCTGCCCTTGCTGGCTTGCATCGCCACAGCCTCACCCTCCCATGCGCGGCGGGGGATCGGGGCGGAGCCTCCTTCGGCTGGCCCCGCGACAACGTCATCGGGTCCTTCCCCCAGCGCAACGGCTGGGACGACGACTGGGGCCGATTCTTCGTGGAGCGGCGCCTGGCCCCCCAGCTGGAGCACCTGGCCAGCAGCGGCACACCCCTGCGGCAGGCCGAGTCGCTCTTGGAGCGCGCCGGTCAGTGGCTGGCGGACCACCGGCCCGATGCCTGCCTGGTGCACGGCGACCTCTGGAGCGGCAACGCCGCCATCACCGCCAGCGGCCAGGGGGTGATCTTCGATCCGGCGGTCTACCGAGGCGACCGAGAAGTGGACCTTGCCATGGCAAGACTGTTCGGCGGCTTTCCGGAGGCGTTCTACGAGGGCTACACAGAAGCGTGGCCGTTACCTTCAGGCCACGAATTTCGGCGAGATCTGTACAACCTTTATCACGTGCTGAACCATGCCAACCTCTTCGGCGGCTCCTACCTGGGCCAAGGTCAAGGACAGATCAACAGACTCCTGAGCCGGGGGGCGGCCCAGGAGAGGGGGTGA
- a CDS encoding CAAD domain-containing protein — translation MIDSTTEVKETMQDDTTSSAAEVDFTERYSEVIGKVNETLDKVDWSQVGRIGKASGVLLAVIVAQILIKGVLDTINLLPIVPGLLELLGLVVVGSWSWKNLTTGEKRSAVMAKLQTLRKEYLS, via the coding sequence ATGATCGACAGCACGACCGAGGTGAAGGAGACCATGCAGGACGACACCACCAGCAGCGCCGCAGAGGTGGATTTCACCGAGCGCTACAGCGAAGTGATCGGCAAGGTCAACGAGACCCTCGACAAGGTGGACTGGAGCCAGGTGGGCCGCATCGGCAAAGCTTCCGGCGTCCTGCTGGCCGTGATCGTGGCCCAGATCCTGATCAAGGGTGTGCTCGACACCATCAATCTGCTGCCGATCGTGCCGGGCCTGCTGGAACTGCTCGGACTGGTGGTGGTGGGCAGCTGGAGCTGGAAGAACCTCACCACAGGTGAAAAGCGCTCGGCCGTGATGGCCAAGCTCCAGACGCTGCGCAAGGAATATCTGAGCTGA
- a CDS encoding M67 family metallopeptidase has translation MNPQTPAELRLGRQALTLLEAVLVAAAPEEGCALLIGGRDPLIIRRVWPCLNVWEPETERRRRFALDPREQLLAQKWARARGLSVLGSAHSHPVSEPVPSALDRSLAFVPTLMLILGQGPAAGEPRSLACWWLPEQGSPRRLAWRMDG, from the coding sequence GTGAACCCACAGACGCCAGCAGAATTACGGCTTGGTCGGCAGGCGCTGACGCTGCTGGAGGCCGTGCTGGTGGCGGCTGCCCCCGAGGAGGGCTGTGCCCTGCTGATCGGCGGCCGGGATCCCTTGATCATCCGGCGCGTCTGGCCCTGCCTCAATGTCTGGGAGCCGGAAACCGAGCGCCGTCGCCGCTTCGCCCTCGATCCGCGGGAGCAGCTGCTGGCGCAGAAGTGGGCCCGCGCCCGGGGGCTGAGCGTGTTGGGATCGGCCCACAGCCATCCGGTCTCGGAGCCCGTGCCTTCAGCTCTCGACCGGTCCCTGGCCTTCGTCCCCACCCTGATGCTGATCCTGGGGCAGGGCCCCGCCGCAGGGGAGCCCCGTTCCCTGGCCTGCTGGTGGTTGCCGGAGCAGGGCAGCCCCCGGCGGTTGGCATGGAGAATGGACGGTTAG
- the moeB gene encoding molybdopterin-synthase adenylyltransferase MoeB produces MLPPDTSAVQLSPDEVVRFSRHLILPEIGMEGQKRLKAASVLCVGTGGLGSPLLLYLAAAGVGRLGIVDFDVVDHSNLQRQVIHGTSWVGKPKIESAKARIHEINPHCQVDLYETALTSENALEIIAGYDIVCDGTDNFPTRYLVNDACVLLDKPNVYGSIFRFEGQATVFNFEGGPNYRDLFPEPPPPGMVPSCAEGGVVGVLPGIIGVIQATETVKLITGIGTSLSGRLLLFDALKMSFRELKLRPNPERPVIDKLIDYQEFCGVGGSAPGQEEAGSVPAITVAELKTLIDGRMEDLLLVDVRNPQEADIAVIPGAVLVPLDRIESGEAIEEVRRLANGKRLYVHCKLGGRSAKALIALGRHGIEGVNVQGGIDAWSQEVDPDVPRY; encoded by the coding sequence ATGCTTCCTCCCGACACCAGCGCCGTCCAGCTCAGCCCCGATGAGGTGGTGCGCTTCTCCCGCCACCTGATCCTGCCGGAGATCGGCATGGAGGGGCAGAAACGGCTCAAGGCGGCCTCGGTGCTGTGCGTCGGCACCGGCGGCCTCGGCTCGCCCCTGCTCCTGTATCTGGCCGCCGCCGGCGTCGGCCGCCTGGGCATCGTCGACTTCGATGTGGTGGACCACAGCAATCTGCAGCGCCAGGTGATCCACGGCACCAGCTGGGTGGGCAAGCCCAAGATCGAATCGGCCAAAGCCCGGATCCACGAGATCAATCCCCACTGCCAGGTGGATCTCTACGAGACGGCCCTCACCAGCGAGAACGCCCTCGAGATCATCGCCGGCTACGACATCGTCTGCGACGGCACCGACAACTTCCCCACCCGCTATCTGGTCAACGACGCCTGCGTGCTGCTGGACAAGCCGAACGTGTATGGCTCGATCTTCCGCTTCGAGGGCCAGGCCACGGTGTTCAACTTCGAAGGGGGCCCCAACTACCGGGATCTCTTCCCCGAACCGCCGCCGCCGGGGATGGTGCCCTCCTGTGCCGAAGGGGGGGTGGTGGGGGTGCTCCCGGGAATCATCGGCGTGATCCAGGCCACCGAAACGGTCAAGCTGATCACCGGCATCGGCACCAGCCTCAGCGGCCGGCTGCTGCTCTTCGATGCCCTCAAGATGAGCTTCCGGGAGCTGAAGCTGCGCCCCAATCCGGAGCGCCCCGTGATCGACAAGCTGATCGACTATCAGGAGTTCTGCGGCGTGGGCGGCTCGGCCCCCGGCCAGGAGGAGGCGGGCAGTGTGCCCGCCATCACCGTGGCCGAACTCAAGACCCTGATTGACGGCCGGATGGAGGATCTGCTCCTGGTCGACGTGCGCAATCCGCAGGAGGCCGACATCGCGGTGATTCCCGGCGCGGTGCTTGTGCCTCTGGATCGCATCGAGAGCGGTGAGGCGATCGAGGAGGTGCGCCGGCTGGCGAACGGCAAGCGGCTCTATGTCCACTGCAAGCTGGGCGGCCGTTCCGCCAAGGCCCTGATCGCCCTCGGCCGCCACGGCATCGAAGGGGTGAATGTGCAGGGCGGCATCGACGCCTGGAGCCAGGAGGTGGATCCTGACGTTCCGCGCTACTGA
- a CDS encoding ion channel, with protein MCRAASTPGARRWILTFRATDPLSPARQRWLERRRLEARRLIALEKRFLPLLVSALLPILVMPITARRGWPAELLLALVFNLLILQSILTLPVVTGVTYARLRQDIFRGIGVVGGLGLWVPVLTGTWPGGVFRAVEMVLLSLFFLVTSMRLVRLLARVPRVNVQVMAGAAAGYLHLGLTGGVLATATQVLVPGSFSLGEGASHQLLLDRLTYFSFVTIAGVGYGDVLPANAVGERFVILLSVASTLYVALLVGLLLGRFIASEEVEMLEDDALDLERVEGPGNP; from the coding sequence ATGTGCAGGGCGGCATCGACGCCTGGAGCCAGGAGGTGGATCCTGACGTTCCGCGCTACTGATCCGCTCTCGCCCGCCAGGCAGCGGTGGCTGGAGCGCCGCCGCCTGGAAGCCCGGCGCCTGATCGCCCTCGAGAAGCGCTTCCTGCCGCTCCTGGTCTCGGCCCTGCTGCCGATCCTGGTGATGCCCATCACGGCGAGGCGGGGCTGGCCGGCCGAGCTGCTGCTGGCCCTGGTCTTCAATCTGCTCATCCTGCAGTCGATCCTGACCCTGCCGGTGGTCACTGGGGTGACCTACGCCCGCCTGCGCCAGGACATCTTCCGGGGCATCGGGGTTGTGGGCGGCCTGGGACTCTGGGTGCCGGTGCTCACCGGCACCTGGCCCGGCGGTGTGTTCCGGGCCGTGGAGATGGTGCTCCTGAGCCTCTTCTTCCTGGTCACTTCCATGCGGCTGGTGCGCCTGCTGGCCCGGGTGCCCAGGGTCAATGTGCAGGTGATGGCCGGAGCCGCCGCGGGCTATCTGCATCTGGGCCTCACCGGGGGAGTGCTCGCCACGGCCACCCAGGTGCTCGTGCCCGGCAGCTTCAGCCTCGGGGAGGGTGCCAGCCACCAGTTGCTGCTCGACCGGCTCACCTATTTCAGCTTCGTCACCATCGCCGGCGTCGGCTATGGCGACGTGCTGCCGGCCAATGCGGTGGGGGAGCGCTTCGTGATCCTTCTCAGCGTCGCCAGCACCCTCTATGTGGCCCTGCTGGTGGGCCTGCTGCTGGGGCGCTTCATCGCCTCGGAGGAGGTGGAGATGCTCGAGGACGACGCGCTGGACCTCGAACGGGTTGAAGGGCCCGGCAACCCCTGA
- a CDS encoding cob(I)yrinic acid a,c-diamide adenosyltransferase — MSPAARSTQTPQRGTGRGIGIRTAAGSDERAHGQLHVYDGEGKGKSQAALGVVLRTIGLGICEQKRTRVLLLRFLKGPGRAYDEDSAIEALQQGFPHLIDQVRTGRGDYFSAAEATRFDHQEAQRGWDIAKGAIASNLYSVVVLDELNPVLDLGLLDTEEVVRTLATKPPGMEMICTGRGAPRQLVQLADLHSEMRAHRGPQQGLEGLEIYTGEGKGKSTSALGKGLQAIGRGISQDKSHRVLILQWLKGGAGYTEDAAIAALRESYPHLVDHLRSGRDAIVWRGQQQPIDYVEAERAWEIARAAIASGLYKTVILDELNPTVDLELLPVEPIVQTLLRKPTETEVIITGRCKSRPAYFDLASVHSEMVCHKHYAERGVDLKRGVDY; from the coding sequence ATGTCCCCCGCCGCCCGCAGCACCCAGACACCGCAACGCGGCACCGGGCGGGGCATCGGCATCCGCACGGCCGCCGGCAGCGACGAGCGCGCCCACGGCCAGCTGCACGTCTACGACGGGGAAGGCAAGGGCAAGAGCCAGGCGGCCCTGGGGGTGGTGCTGCGCACCATCGGGCTGGGCATCTGCGAGCAGAAGCGCACCCGGGTGCTGCTGCTGCGGTTCCTCAAGGGCCCCGGCCGCGCCTACGACGAGGACAGTGCCATTGAGGCCCTGCAGCAAGGCTTCCCGCACCTGATCGACCAGGTGCGCACCGGCCGGGGGGATTACTTCAGCGCCGCGGAAGCCACCCGCTTCGACCACCAGGAAGCCCAGCGGGGCTGGGACATCGCCAAGGGGGCGATCGCCAGCAACCTCTATTCGGTGGTGGTGCTCGACGAACTCAACCCCGTGCTCGACCTGGGCCTGCTCGACACCGAAGAGGTGGTGCGGACCCTGGCCACCAAGCCGCCGGGGATGGAGATGATCTGCACCGGCCGGGGCGCGCCGCGCCAGCTGGTGCAACTGGCCGACCTGCACTCGGAGATGCGGGCCCACAGGGGCCCCCAGCAGGGGTTGGAGGGCCTGGAGATCTACACCGGCGAAGGCAAGGGGAAATCCACCAGCGCCCTGGGCAAGGGCCTGCAGGCCATCGGCCGGGGCATCAGCCAGGACAAGAGCCACCGGGTGCTGATCCTGCAGTGGCTCAAGGGCGGGGCGGGCTATACCGAGGACGCGGCGATCGCCGCCCTGCGGGAGAGCTACCCCCACCTGGTGGATCACCTGCGCTCGGGGCGCGACGCGATCGTCTGGCGCGGACAGCAGCAGCCGATCGACTACGTGGAGGCGGAGCGGGCCTGGGAAATCGCCCGGGCCGCGATCGCCAGCGGCCTCTACAAGACCGTGATCCTCGACGAACTCAACCCGACGGTGGATCTGGAACTGCTGCCGGTCGAGCCGATCGTCCAGACCCTGCTGCGCAAGCCCACCGAAACCGAGGTGATCATCACGGGCCGCTGCAAGAGCCGGCCGGCGTACTTCGATCTGGCCAGCGTCCACTCCGAAATGGTGTGCCACAAGCACTACGCCGAGCGGGGCGTCGACCTCAAGCGCGGCGTCGACTACTGA
- the larE gene encoding ATP-dependent sacrificial sulfur transferase LarE: MLPSLARIYAMPATRRLSLLEALPGPLERGLEALCRQLDALPQVVVAYSGGVDSALVAALAGDRLGVRALAVTGVSPALAPHLRREASDQARWLGLRHREVATAELADPTYTSNPQDRCYACKRELHRLLAPIAAAAEGAQVLDGVNLDDLGDHRPGIRAAREFGVRSPLAEAGIDKAGVRQLSRALGLPWWDKPAQPCLASRFPYGEPIDAPRLARVAAAEDWLRQRGFPELRVRSQGETARIEIPAAGLPAALECLSHGELRPQLVEAFRHLGFTAVALDLEGLVSGKLNRSLGGYRDRPIPWRAP; the protein is encoded by the coding sequence ATGCTACCGAGCCTTGCCAGGATCTACGCCATGCCCGCCACCCGCCGCCTCAGCCTGCTCGAAGCCCTGCCGGGCCCGCTGGAGCGGGGCCTGGAGGCCCTCTGCCGCCAGCTCGACGCCTTGCCGCAGGTGGTGGTGGCCTACTCCGGCGGCGTCGACAGCGCCCTGGTGGCCGCCCTGGCCGGCGACCGGCTGGGGGTGCGGGCCCTGGCGGTCACTGGCGTCTCACCGGCCCTGGCCCCCCACCTGCGCCGCGAGGCCAGCGACCAGGCCCGCTGGCTGGGTCTGCGCCACCGCGAGGTGGCCACCGCGGAGCTGGCGGACCCCACCTACACCAGCAACCCCCAGGACCGTTGCTACGCCTGCAAGCGGGAGCTGCATCGGCTGCTGGCCCCGATCGCCGCCGCCGCCGAGGGGGCCCAGGTGCTCGATGGCGTCAACCTCGACGATCTGGGCGATCACCGGCCCGGTATCCGGGCCGCCCGGGAGTTCGGTGTGCGCTCCCCCCTGGCCGAGGCCGGCATCGACAAGGCGGGGGTCCGCCAGCTCTCCCGGGCCCTGGGCCTGCCCTGGTGGGACAAGCCGGCCCAGCCCTGCCTGGCCTCCCGTTTTCCCTATGGCGAGCCGATCGACGCCCCCCGGCTGGCCCGGGTGGCCGCCGCCGAGGACTGGTTGCGTCAGCGGGGATTTCCCGAACTGCGGGTCCGCAGCCAGGGGGAGACGGCACGCATTGAAATTCCCGCCGCCGGCTTGCCGGCGGCGCTGGAGTGTCTGTCCCATGGTGAGCTGCGCCCCCAACTGGTGGAGGCTTTCAGGCACCTCGGCTTCACCGCCGTGGCCCTGGATCTGGAGGGGCTGGTGAGCGGCAAGCTGAACCGCTCCCTGGGGGGGTATCGGGACAGACCGATACCCTGGCGTGCCCCTTGA
- the speD gene encoding adenosylmethionine decarboxylase translates to MNQTLSSLHPNPGWKPVASPTHALARPVSAPGDITDAVGKHCILELYDCDCARLDDEAFLRDTITTAAKRAGATLLNLITHRFEPQGVTGLALLAESHISIHTWPESGYAAVDVFTCGDHTMPEKACQVLWEELGSGRHKLTSFRRETPEALIDSQREPHLASA, encoded by the coding sequence ATGAACCAAACCCTTTCCAGCCTGCATCCCAACCCGGGATGGAAGCCCGTCGCCTCCCCCACCCACGCCTTGGCACGGCCCGTCTCCGCCCCAGGCGACATCACCGACGCGGTAGGGAAACACTGCATCCTCGAGCTCTACGACTGCGATTGCGCAAGGCTCGACGACGAAGCTTTCCTCAGGGACACCATCACGACAGCAGCCAAACGCGCTGGTGCCACCCTGCTCAACCTGATCACCCATCGCTTCGAACCCCAGGGCGTCACGGGCCTGGCGTTGCTGGCGGAGTCCCACATCTCCATTCACACGTGGCCCGAATCGGGCTACGCGGCCGTGGATGTGTTCACCTGCGGTGACCACACCATGCCCGAGAAGGCCTGTCAGGTCCTGTGGGAGGAGCTGGGCTCCGGCCGTCACAAGCTCACCAGCTTCCGCCGCGAGACGCCCGAGGCCCTGATCGACAGCCAGAGGGAACCCCACCTGGCCAGCGCCTGA